Within the Pseudomonas chlororaphis subsp. aurantiaca genome, the region TGCCTAACGTCGGCAAGTCCACCCTGTTCAACGCCCTGACCAAATCCGGTATCGCGGCCGAGAACTTCCCCTTCTGCACCATCGAGCCGAACAGCGGTATCGTGCCGATGCCGGATCCGCGTCTGGACGCCCTGGCCGCCATCGTGGTGCCCGAGCGCGTGCTGCCGACCACCATGGAGTTCGTCGACATCGCCGGCCTGGTGGCGGGCGCCTCGAAAGGTGAAGGCCTGGGTAACAAGTTCCTGGCCAACATCCGCGAAACCGATGCCATCGCCCACGTGGTCCGCTGCTTCGAAGACGACAACGTGATCCACGTTTCCAACAGCGTCGACCCGAAACGCGACATCGAGATCATCGACCTGGAACTGATCTTCGCCGACCTCGACAGCTGCGAAAAGCAGCTGCAGAAAGTCGCGCGCAACGCCAAGGGCGGCGACAAGGACGCCGTGGCGCAGAAAGCCCTGCTCGAGCAACTGATCGCGCACTTCACCGAAGGCAAGCCAGCGCGCAGCCTGATGAAGAACATGAGCGCCGAGGAAAAATCGGTGATCAAGGGCTTCCACCTGCTGACCACCAAGCCGGTCATGTACATCGCCAACGTTGCTGAAGACGGTTTCGAAAACAACCCGCACCTTGACGTGGTCAAGGCCATCGCCGAAGAAGAAGGCGCCGTGGTTGTGCCGGTCTGCAACAAGATCGAAGCGGAAATCGCCGAACTTGAAGACGGCGAAGAGAAAGACATGTTCCTCGAAGCCCTGGGGCTCGAAGAACCTGGCCTGAACCGCGTGATCCGCGCCGGCTACGAAATGCTGCACCTGCAGACCTACTTCACCGCCGGCGTCAAGGAAGTTCGCGCCTGGACCGTTCGCGTCGGCGCCACCGCCCCACAGGCCGCCGCCGTGATCCACACCGACTTCGAGAAAGGCTTCATCCGCGCCGAAGTGATCGCCTACGACGACTTCATCCAGTTCAAGGGTGAAGCCGGTGCCAAGGAAGCCGGCAAATGGCGCCTGGAAGGCAAGGACTACATCGTCAAGGACGGCGACGTGATGCACTTCCGCTTCAACGTGTGAGGCGCTTTAGCCGAAGCTCAGTGGCGTTCAGCAGGACGCCACTGATAATAGAGCTCTTCAAGCAAAAGATTGTTGAAAACAGTAGGGCCCCATACGGGGCCCTACTGTTTTCAGCCAAAAAAACGGAGTATTTCGATTCAAGATCAAGCCAGTAAAACGGTCGCGGTAGGAATGGCAGTTACCTGCCACCCACACAGATCCGTACGGGCGGAACTACCGCATATGACTCCCGCCTTGGGTACGTGACGCGAAGCGATCTTCAGGGGACGGGGGTGCATTCTTTAGGTTCGGTATGTAGTGATCTGTGAGCAGCCTAAAGGCCGCGTGGCTAGAGAGCCTGATGCCAATGTCGGCATAAAGCCTTCAAAACCACTCAGTAGTTTCAAGTTTCCTGGCGCCAACTGGATAAAAGTCCTGATGCAGGATGTCGTAAGCATCTGGCTTGCAGCGCGACAAATTCAGGGCGTAAAAAACGTCCTTGATGAAGACGTCTTTTCATTACAGATCTTGGTAAGGACAAGGCCTGCACATCCTCACTGGATGCACTCCGCCTTCGCACAACCGGCCAGCACAGACAAAGTTACGAAGAAAAGTCCACAGATTAGCCTTTTCATTCACTTCTCCACGACCAACGTGCCAACATACTTTCCTTTTCCTTCTTTCATGCGCTTATCAATCAGGTAGTCGTAAATATCATTCCACTTCAGTAGTTCGTAAAAGGTAACGCAGCCCTCTGATAAATGACCGATGTGGACGTATCGACCGCTGTTCCCGATCATGATCCGATGAGTGCAGGTCACCACCTCGTTTGCACTGCCAGGCGATACGTTTGGCGTAATCTGCACACAACGCGCACTGAGTGGAATCTGCAACGCCAACATACCTTGCCCGATTGTTCCCGCCTTCGTGTTTTCCGTAAGAAAATCCAGACTTCTCAATAAGGCGACTCCTATCCCCTAATTTCATCAAGGAAAACTCCTAAAGTGACTTCACATAGCCGAGGACGATCTCTATGTGGATAGGGGTTGGTTGCCGTCATCATGCAGCGACAACTCCGGATCGCTCGATAACGCTCTTGCAGGCCAAGTCCTGATGAGCGTCAAATTGCAAACCAGATCCATCGTCTTCTCAATAGAAAACCGCAGTCTTGGGTAGCTCTGCCGCTGAAAGCCATGGACATTTCATTGCGCCACGCCGGCCGGCATACCCTGCGCATTGCGATACAGGCAGCTACGTGCACAGGTTCTGCTTAACTCATTCTCTCGCTCATGTTACGCACGGACAGGGACCCGCCACAGATGCAAAGGAAAGTAATAGTCGTCGATGATCATCTGCTGACACTGATCGGCATCCGAGCTTCGCTCAGTAGCGACAGCACGTTGCAGATCGTCGGTGAAGCCCAGGATGTCGAAGGGCTTTTCCAGCTATTGACCGAACAGCCCTGTGACCTGGTCGTCACCGACCTGATGATGCCCCACAGCCAACAGGCCGATGGCATCCGCCTGATCGAACAATTGCGCCGTCGTTATCCGGCCATCGCGGTCATAGTGGTCACCATGCTCAACAATCCGGCGCTGCTGGCCTCGATCCTCAAACTGGGCGTCCAGGGGCTG harbors:
- the ychF gene encoding redox-regulated ATPase YchF codes for the protein MGFNCGIVGLPNVGKSTLFNALTKSGIAAENFPFCTIEPNSGIVPMPDPRLDALAAIVVPERVLPTTMEFVDIAGLVAGASKGEGLGNKFLANIRETDAIAHVVRCFEDDNVIHVSNSVDPKRDIEIIDLELIFADLDSCEKQLQKVARNAKGGDKDAVAQKALLEQLIAHFTEGKPARSLMKNMSAEEKSVIKGFHLLTTKPVMYIANVAEDGFENNPHLDVVKAIAEEEGAVVVPVCNKIEAEIAELEDGEEKDMFLEALGLEEPGLNRVIRAGYEMLHLQTYFTAGVKEVRAWTVRVGATAPQAAAVIHTDFEKGFIRAEVIAYDDFIQFKGEAGAKEAGKWRLEGKDYIVKDGDVMHFRFNV
- a CDS encoding response regulator, which encodes MQRKVIVVDDHLLTLIGIRASLSSDSTLQIVGEAQDVEGLFQLLTEQPCDLVVTDLMMPHSQQADGIRLIEQLRRRYPAIAVIVVTMLNNPALLASILKLGVQGLISKRGVQGDLQKAIRASQAKPFISPSIRHLLNPGQPVPQVEQLSPREVEVLRLYGAGLSVNEIALHLNRSKQTISSQKSSAMRKLGLDNNASLYLYIQEVGLA